Proteins encoded in a region of the Streptomyces sp. NBC_00513 genome:
- a CDS encoding aldo/keto reductase, whose protein sequence is MKYTQLGRTGLKVSRLVLGTMNFGPQTDEPTSHGILDAALDAGLNFVDTANVYGWGENKGRTEEIIGTWFAQGGGRREKTVLATKVYGSMSREGDTWPNEDRLSALNIRRAVEASLKRLQTDHIDLYQFHHVDRRTPFEEIWQAVDVLIRQGKILYAGSSNFPGYKIAQANETAARRAMVGLVSEQCLYNLAERRAEMEVIPAAEEYGLGVIPWSPLHGGLLGGVIKKEVEGGRRASGRSADALANSTVRAQVQAYEDLLDKHGLEPGETALAWLLTRPGVTGPIVGPRTAEQLESALRALELELGEEVLAGLDEIFPGPGPSPEAFAW, encoded by the coding sequence ATGAAGTACACACAGCTCGGACGCACCGGACTCAAGGTCAGCCGACTTGTACTCGGCACGATGAACTTCGGTCCGCAGACAGACGAACCGACCAGCCACGGAATCCTGGACGCCGCCCTCGACGCGGGTCTGAATTTCGTGGACACGGCCAACGTGTACGGGTGGGGTGAGAACAAGGGCCGCACCGAGGAGATCATCGGCACCTGGTTCGCGCAGGGCGGTGGCCGGCGCGAGAAGACGGTCCTCGCCACCAAGGTCTACGGCTCCATGTCCCGCGAGGGCGACACCTGGCCCAACGAGGACCGCCTGTCGGCGCTGAACATCCGCCGGGCCGTCGAGGCCAGCCTCAAGCGGCTCCAGACCGACCACATCGACCTCTACCAGTTCCACCACGTCGACCGCCGGACCCCCTTCGAGGAGATCTGGCAGGCCGTGGACGTGCTCATCCGGCAGGGCAAGATCCTCTACGCCGGATCCTCCAACTTCCCCGGCTACAAGATCGCCCAGGCGAACGAGACGGCCGCCCGGCGCGCGATGGTCGGCCTGGTCAGCGAGCAGTGCCTCTACAACCTCGCCGAGCGCCGCGCGGAGATGGAGGTCATCCCGGCCGCCGAGGAGTACGGCCTCGGGGTCATCCCCTGGTCCCCGCTGCACGGCGGCCTGCTGGGCGGGGTCATCAAGAAAGAGGTCGAGGGCGGCCGGCGCGCCTCCGGGCGGTCCGCGGACGCGCTGGCCAACAGCACGGTCCGGGCCCAGGTGCAGGCGTACGAGGACCTGCTCGACAAGCACGGCCTGGAGCCCGGCGAGACCGCCCTGGCCTGGCTGCTCACCCGGCCGGGTGTGACGGGCCCCATCGTCGGCCCGCGCACGGCCGAGCAGTTGGAGAGCGCCCTGCGCGCGCTGGAGCTGGAGCTGGGCGAGGAGGTGCTGGCCGGGCTGGACGAGATCTTCCCCGGGCCGGGGCCGTCCCCGGAAGCCTTCGCCTGGTGA
- the thpR gene encoding RNA 2',3'-cyclic phosphodiesterase: MRLFAAVMPPPPAVAALRDAVRALPHEPGLRWTAEAGWHFTLAFMGEVREAVLPDLHARLARAAARTEAFSLRIHGAGHFGANTLWAGAAGGLDGMRMLAERADAAARRAGVPMEQHHRYTPHLTLARGRTGGGVDLGPLLECLAGFEGAPWRVDSLSLVRSDLPVSGIPGEQPRYEVVGAWPLAAATR; encoded by the coding sequence ATGAGGCTGTTCGCCGCCGTGATGCCGCCCCCACCCGCCGTCGCCGCGCTGCGGGACGCCGTACGGGCCCTGCCGCACGAACCGGGCCTGCGCTGGACCGCGGAGGCCGGCTGGCACTTCACCCTCGCCTTCATGGGCGAGGTCCGCGAGGCCGTGCTCCCCGACCTGCACGCCCGCCTGGCCCGCGCCGCCGCGCGCACCGAGGCGTTCTCGCTGCGGATCCACGGCGCGGGGCACTTCGGGGCGAACACCCTGTGGGCCGGGGCCGCCGGCGGGCTCGACGGGATGCGGATGCTCGCGGAGCGCGCGGACGCCGCCGCCCGACGGGCCGGGGTCCCGATGGAGCAGCACCACCGGTACACGCCCCACCTGACCCTGGCCCGCGGCCGGACCGGCGGCGGCGTGGACCTGGGCCCCCTGCTGGAGTGCCTCGCCGGCTTCGAGGGCGCGCCCTGGCGGGTCGACTCCCTCAGCCTCGTGCGCAGCGACCTGCCGGTGAGCGGGATCCCGGGCGAACAACCCCGCTACGAGGTGGTCGGCGCCTGGCCGCTGGCCGCGGCGACCCGCTGA
- a CDS encoding MFS transporter → MSTGTGANSAPGHISTTDDATGHKQSMFSSLKIRNYRLFATGQVVSNTGTWMQRIAQDWLVLSLTGSASAVGITIALQFLPMLMFGLYGGVLADRLPKRPLLLATQSAMGLTGVALAALTLAGNVQVWHVYLAAFLLGLVTVVDNPARQTFVSEMVGKDQVANAVSLNSANFQSARLVGPAIAGVLITAVGSGWAFLLNGLSFAAPIAGLLMMRTSELHPVVPQPRAKGQLREGLRYVAGRPELIWPIVLVGFIGTFGFNFPIWLSAFVSDVFHGDAGTYGLFNTLIAAGSLAGALLAARRGHSRLRVLVAAAVLFGLLLTVTAFAPGFWLFAALLVPIGMFGLTVNVTANSSVQMATDPEMRGRVMALFMMVFTGGTPVGAPLVGWITDTYGARAGMAVGGLISLAAALAIAVVLSRVGNLRLHVSRRGVAFVPSDRTRELVAAA, encoded by the coding sequence TTGAGTACGGGAACCGGAGCAAACTCCGCACCCGGCCACATATCCACCACCGACGACGCGACTGGGCACAAGCAGTCCATGTTCAGCTCGCTGAAGATCCGCAATTACCGGCTCTTCGCCACGGGACAGGTCGTCTCGAACACCGGCACCTGGATGCAGCGCATCGCCCAGGACTGGCTCGTCCTCTCCCTGACCGGCTCCGCCTCGGCCGTCGGCATCACCATCGCCCTGCAGTTCCTGCCGATGCTGATGTTCGGCCTCTACGGAGGCGTACTCGCCGACCGGCTGCCCAAGCGGCCGCTGCTGCTGGCCACCCAGAGCGCCATGGGCCTGACCGGCGTCGCGCTCGCCGCGCTCACCCTGGCCGGCAACGTCCAGGTCTGGCACGTGTACCTCGCCGCCTTCCTGCTCGGCCTCGTCACCGTCGTGGACAACCCGGCGCGCCAGACGTTCGTCTCCGAGATGGTCGGCAAGGACCAGGTCGCCAACGCGGTCAGCCTGAACTCCGCCAACTTCCAGTCCGCGCGGCTGGTCGGTCCGGCCATCGCCGGCGTGCTGATCACCGCCGTCGGCTCCGGCTGGGCCTTCCTGCTGAACGGGCTGTCCTTCGCCGCCCCCATCGCCGGCCTGCTGATGATGCGGACGAGCGAACTCCACCCGGTGGTGCCGCAGCCGCGCGCCAAGGGACAACTGCGCGAGGGCCTGCGCTACGTCGCGGGCCGACCGGAGCTGATCTGGCCCATCGTGCTGGTCGGCTTCATCGGAACCTTCGGGTTCAACTTCCCGATCTGGCTGTCGGCCTTCGTCAGCGACGTCTTCCACGGCGACGCCGGCACCTACGGGCTGTTCAACACCCTGATCGCGGCCGGCTCCCTGGCCGGCGCCCTGCTGGCGGCCAGGCGCGGCCACTCCCGGCTGCGGGTGCTCGTGGCGGCCGCCGTGCTGTTCGGGCTGCTGCTCACCGTGACCGCGTTCGCACCGGGGTTCTGGCTGTTCGCGGCGCTGCTCGTGCCCATCGGCATGTTCGGCCTGACGGTCAACGTCACCGCGAACTCCAGCGTGCAGATGGCCACCGACCCCGAGATGCGGGGCCGCGTCATGGCCCTGTTCATGATGGTGTTCACCGGCGGCACCCCCGTGGGAGCACCGCTGGTCGGCTGGATCACCGACACGTACGGGGCGCGCGCCGGCATGGCCGTCGGCGGTCTGATCTCCCTGGCCGCCGCCCTCGCCATCGCGGTGGTGCTGTCCCGGGTCGGCAACCTGCGCCTGCACGTGAGCCGGCGCGGAGTGGCGTTCGTTCCCTCGGACCGCACCCGCGAACTGGTCGCCGCGGCCTGA
- a CDS encoding MarR family winged helix-turn-helix transcriptional regulator: MPDLSHGDDAAAVNDLRSAVMRLGRRLKHQRVDESLSPTEMSVLGTLARCGQATPGELARREHVQPPSMTRIVALLEAKGLVRLEPHPDDRRQKVVSQTEEAEAMLEESRRKRNAFLAGLAAELTEDEWAKLREAAPVLEKLAHL; encoded by the coding sequence ATGCCCGACCTTTCCCACGGTGACGACGCCGCCGCCGTGAACGATCTCCGCTCCGCCGTCATGCGGCTGGGCCGCCGACTCAAGCACCAGCGGGTCGACGAGTCACTGAGCCCGACCGAGATGTCGGTGCTCGGCACACTCGCCCGCTGCGGCCAGGCCACCCCCGGTGAACTGGCCCGGCGCGAGCACGTCCAGCCGCCGTCGATGACCCGCATCGTCGCGTTGCTGGAAGCCAAGGGACTGGTCAGGCTGGAGCCGCACCCCGACGACCGCCGCCAGAAGGTGGTCAGCCAGACCGAGGAGGCCGAAGCGATGCTCGAAGAGAGCCGTCGCAAGCGCAACGCCTTCCTGGCCGGGCTCGCGGCCGAGCTGACCGAGGACGAATGGGCCAAGCTCCGCGAGGCCGCGCCCGTCCTGGAGAAGCTCGCGCACCTGTAA
- a CDS encoding ribbon-helix-helix protein, CopG family, whose amino-acid sequence MGTHVLSMRIDGELLERLRTHAAKRGMSVQDYVVRTLIRDDFDERFKTAVDETEKFYGLT is encoded by the coding sequence ATGGGGACACATGTGCTGAGCATGCGCATAGACGGGGAGCTGCTCGAACGCCTCCGGACTCATGCGGCCAAACGCGGAATGAGCGTCCAGGACTATGTGGTCCGGACGCTCATTCGCGATGATTTCGACGAGCGGTTCAAGACGGCCGTCGACGAGACGGAGAAGTTCTACGGGCTCACCTGA
- a CDS encoding NCS2 family permease, with protein sequence MSTSAPAAAPTNALDRHFKISERGSTVAREVRGGLATFFAMAYIIVLNPIILGSAKDMYGHQLDGGQLVTATVLTAAFSTLLMGVIGNVPIALAAGLGVNTVVALQLAPRMSWPDAMGMVVLAGFVVMLLVATGLRERVMNAVPLGLRKGIAIGIGLFIMLIGLVDSGFVTRIPDAAHTTVPLQLGGNGHLDGWPVLIFVLGVLLTLTLLIRKTPGAILISIVVMTVIAVVVQLVADLPGLAWGLTVPEWPGNPVAAPDFGLVGQVSLFGGFEKVGMLTGVLFVFTVLLSCFFDAMGTILGVGDEAKLTRPDGTFPGINRVLLIDGLAVASGGATSSSATTCFVESTAGVGEGARTGLANVVTGGLFAVSLFLTPLATMVPSQAATPALIAVGFLILAGSIRDIDWNDFTIAVPAFLAMVMMPFTYSITNGIGIGFISFCVLRLTTGRAREVPPAMYVVAAVFVFYYAMPALGLT encoded by the coding sequence ATGAGCACCTCGGCACCCGCCGCGGCCCCCACCAACGCCCTGGATCGCCACTTCAAGATCTCGGAGCGTGGTTCGACCGTCGCCCGCGAGGTCCGGGGCGGCCTGGCGACCTTCTTCGCGATGGCCTACATCATCGTGCTCAACCCGATCATCCTGGGCAGCGCGAAGGACATGTACGGCCACCAGCTCGACGGCGGCCAGCTCGTCACCGCCACGGTCCTGACGGCCGCGTTCTCCACCCTGCTCATGGGGGTCATCGGCAACGTCCCCATCGCGCTCGCGGCCGGCCTCGGCGTCAACACCGTCGTGGCCCTCCAGCTCGCCCCCCGGATGAGCTGGCCCGACGCCATGGGCATGGTGGTGCTGGCCGGCTTCGTCGTGATGCTGCTGGTCGCGACCGGCCTGCGCGAGCGGGTCATGAACGCCGTCCCGCTGGGCCTGCGCAAGGGCATCGCGATCGGCATCGGCCTGTTCATCATGCTGATCGGCCTGGTCGACTCGGGCTTCGTCACCCGCATCCCGGACGCCGCGCACACCACGGTCCCGCTCCAGCTCGGCGGCAACGGCCACCTGGACGGCTGGCCCGTACTGATCTTCGTGCTCGGCGTGCTGCTCACGCTCACCCTGCTGATCCGCAAGACCCCCGGCGCGATCCTGATCTCCATCGTCGTCATGACCGTGATCGCGGTCGTCGTGCAGTTGGTCGCCGACCTGCCGGGCCTCGCCTGGGGTCTGACCGTGCCGGAGTGGCCGGGCAACCCGGTGGCCGCGCCCGACTTCGGGCTCGTGGGTCAGGTCAGCCTCTTCGGCGGGTTCGAGAAGGTCGGGATGCTCACCGGCGTCCTGTTCGTCTTCACCGTGCTGCTGTCCTGCTTCTTCGACGCCATGGGCACCATCCTGGGCGTCGGCGACGAGGCCAAGCTGACGCGGCCGGACGGCACCTTCCCCGGCATCAACCGGGTGCTGCTGATCGACGGGCTGGCCGTCGCCTCGGGCGGCGCGACCTCCTCCTCCGCCACCACCTGCTTCGTGGAGTCCACGGCCGGCGTCGGCGAGGGCGCCCGCACGGGCCTGGCGAACGTCGTGACGGGCGGCCTCTTCGCCGTGTCGCTGTTCCTCACGCCGCTGGCGACCATGGTGCCGTCCCAGGCGGCGACCCCCGCGCTGATCGCGGTGGGCTTCCTGATCCTGGCCGGATCGATCAGGGACATCGACTGGAACGACTTCACCATCGCCGTCCCGGCCTTCCTGGCCATGGTGATGATGCCCTTCACCTACTCGATCACGAACGGCATCGGCATCGGCTTCATCAGCTTCTGCGTCCTGCGCCTGACGACCGGCCGGGCCCGCGAGGTCCCGCCCGCCATGTACGTCGTCGCGGCGGTGTTCGTCTTCTACTACGCGATGCCCGCGCTCGGCCTGACGTAG
- a CDS encoding DUF2530 domain-containing protein, producing MAKWTAQHEAPEPLEGPVVATVVGGTIIWFVLFLVQLPFYGWFADRGMLWWVWTPLAGAALGLFGIWYARGREAAIKRHKEQQAAEAGGTGAAGAR from the coding sequence ATGGCGAAATGGACCGCACAGCACGAGGCCCCCGAGCCCCTGGAGGGCCCCGTCGTCGCGACCGTCGTCGGCGGCACGATCATCTGGTTCGTCCTCTTCCTCGTTCAGCTCCCCTTCTACGGGTGGTTCGCCGACCGGGGCATGTTGTGGTGGGTCTGGACCCCGCTCGCCGGCGCGGCCCTCGGCCTGTTCGGCATCTGGTACGCCCGAGGTCGCGAGGCGGCGATCAAGCGCCACAAGGAACAGCAGGCCGCCGAAGCCGGCGGGACGGGCGCGGCCGGAGCACGGTAG
- a CDS encoding cation-translocating P-type ATPase, with the protein MTQRAETESEGPRPTGRGGGAGAGAAGRAPVGTAIDAGSELDPVHPIKPPAPRFKPGGLSTAEVAERVARGEVNDVPVRSSRSTSEIVRANVFTRFNAIIGVLWVIMLIVAPIQDSLFGFVIIANTGIGIIQELRAKKTLDGLAVIGEAKPSVRRDGATGEISTSEIVLDDVIELGPGDKVVVDGIVGEADGLEIDESLLTGEADPVLKKPGDPVMSGSFVVAGGGAFTATKVGREAYAAQLAEEASRFTLVHSELRSGISTILKYVTWMMIPTSIGLIISQLVVKDNNLKDAIARTVGGIVPMIPEGLVLLTSVAFAIGVIRLGRKQCLVQELPAIEGLARVDVVCLDKTGTLTEGGMDVTELRPLGGADPAYVQKVLGALGESDPRPNASLQAIIDAYPDSADWRCTESLPFSSARKYSGAGFSEGDGENTTWLLGAPDVLLPAGDPALDEINALNEEGLRVLLLARSGRELDDPAVAVGVKPTALVVLEQRLRPDAADTLRYFEDQDVKTKVISGDNAVSVGAVAGKLGLPGAQNTVDARKLPTDQVEMARVLDENAVFGRVTPQQKRDMVAALQSKGHTVAMTGDGVNDVLALKDADIGVSMGSGSEATRAVAQIVLLNNSFSTLPSVVAEGRRVIGNITRVATLFLTKTVYSVLLAVLVVCSQVEYPFLPRHLTLLSTLTIGIPAFFLALAPNKERAKPHFVKRVMRYAIPGGVIAAIATFVTYLIARHHYSGPNALEAETSAATLALFLTSMWVLAIIARPYTWWRVALVGAMGAAFLIVLVVPWLQEFFELKLVGAAMPWTAVGIAVIAAALIEFTFRWVDRKFPA; encoded by the coding sequence ATGACGCAGCGGGCAGAGACCGAATCCGAGGGACCGCGGCCGACCGGCAGGGGCGGCGGCGCGGGTGCCGGCGCCGCCGGCCGCGCCCCGGTCGGCACGGCCATCGACGCGGGGTCCGAACTGGACCCGGTCCACCCGATCAAGCCGCCCGCTCCCCGCTTCAAGCCGGGCGGACTGAGCACCGCCGAGGTCGCCGAACGCGTCGCGCGCGGAGAAGTCAACGACGTCCCCGTGCGGTCCTCGCGGTCCACCTCCGAGATCGTCCGCGCGAACGTCTTCACCCGCTTCAACGCCATCATCGGCGTGCTCTGGGTGATCATGCTGATCGTCGCCCCGATCCAGGACAGCCTGTTCGGCTTCGTGATCATCGCGAACACCGGCATCGGCATCATCCAGGAACTGCGCGCCAAGAAGACCCTCGACGGACTCGCCGTCATCGGCGAGGCCAAACCGAGCGTCCGCCGCGACGGCGCCACCGGCGAGATCTCCACCTCCGAGATCGTCCTCGACGACGTCATCGAGCTCGGACCCGGCGACAAGGTCGTCGTCGACGGGATCGTCGGCGAGGCCGACGGACTGGAGATCGACGAATCCCTCCTCACCGGCGAGGCCGACCCGGTGCTGAAGAAGCCCGGCGACCCCGTCATGTCCGGCTCCTTCGTGGTCGCCGGCGGCGGCGCCTTCACCGCCACCAAGGTCGGCCGCGAGGCCTACGCCGCCCAGCTGGCCGAAGAGGCCTCCCGCTTCACGCTCGTCCACTCCGAGCTGCGCTCCGGCATCTCCACCATCCTCAAGTACGTCACCTGGATGATGATCCCGACCTCGATCGGCCTGATCATCAGCCAGCTCGTCGTCAAGGACAACAACCTCAAGGACGCCATCGCCCGCACCGTCGGCGGCATCGTCCCGATGATCCCCGAGGGCCTCGTCCTGCTGACCTCCGTCGCCTTCGCCATCGGTGTCATCCGGCTCGGCCGCAAGCAGTGCCTCGTCCAGGAACTCCCCGCCATCGAGGGCCTCGCCCGCGTCGACGTGGTCTGCCTCGACAAGACCGGCACCCTCACCGAGGGCGGCATGGACGTCACCGAGCTGCGCCCCCTCGGCGGCGCGGACCCGGCCTACGTACAGAAGGTCCTGGGCGCGCTCGGCGAGTCCGACCCCCGCCCCAACGCCAGCCTCCAGGCCATCATCGACGCCTACCCCGACAGCGCCGACTGGCGGTGCACGGAGTCGCTGCCCTTCTCCTCGGCCCGCAAGTACAGCGGCGCCGGCTTCAGCGAGGGCGACGGCGAGAACACCACCTGGCTGCTCGGCGCCCCCGACGTGCTCCTCCCGGCCGGGGACCCGGCCCTCGACGAGATCAACGCCCTCAACGAGGAGGGGCTGCGCGTCCTCCTGCTGGCCCGCTCCGGACGCGAACTCGACGACCCGGCCGTGGCCGTCGGGGTCAAGCCCACCGCCCTGGTCGTCCTGGAACAGCGGCTGCGCCCCGACGCCGCCGACACCCTGCGCTACTTCGAGGACCAGGACGTCAAGACCAAGGTCATCTCCGGTGACAACGCGGTCTCCGTCGGCGCGGTCGCCGGCAAGCTCGGCCTGCCGGGCGCGCAGAACACGGTCGACGCCCGCAAGCTGCCGACCGACCAGGTGGAGATGGCCCGGGTCCTCGACGAGAACGCCGTGTTCGGGCGGGTCACCCCGCAGCAGAAGCGGGACATGGTCGCCGCCCTCCAGTCCAAGGGCCACACGGTCGCGATGACCGGCGACGGCGTCAACGACGTGCTCGCCCTCAAGGACGCCGACATCGGCGTGAGCATGGGCTCCGGCTCCGAGGCGACCCGGGCCGTGGCCCAGATCGTGCTCCTCAACAACAGCTTCTCCACCCTGCCCTCGGTGGTCGCGGAGGGCCGCCGGGTCATCGGCAACATCACCCGGGTCGCGACGCTCTTCCTCACGAAGACGGTCTACTCGGTGCTGCTGGCCGTCCTCGTGGTCTGCTCGCAGGTCGAGTACCCGTTCCTGCCGCGCCACCTGACGCTGCTCTCCACCCTCACCATCGGCATCCCGGCCTTCTTCCTGGCCCTGGCACCGAACAAGGAACGCGCGAAGCCGCACTTCGTGAAACGGGTGATGCGCTACGCGATCCCCGGCGGCGTGATCGCCGCCATCGCCACCTTCGTGACGTACCTCATCGCCCGCCACCACTACAGCGGCCCCAACGCCCTGGAGGCCGAGACCAGCGCGGCGACGCTGGCGCTGTTCCTGACCTCCATGTGGGTCCTGGCGATCATCGCCCGCCCCTACACCTGGTGGCGGGTCGCCCTGGTCGGCGCGATGGGCGCGGCGTTCCTGATCGTCCTCGTCGTGCCCTGGCTCCAGGAGTTCTTCGAACTGAAGCTGGTCGGCGCCGCGATGCCGTGGACGGCCGTCGGCATCGCCGTGATCGCGGCGGCCCTGATCGAGTTCACCTTCAGGTGGGTCGACCGGAAGTTCCCGGCCTGA